GCTCCTCTGCCTTTATTTATTTGTCAACAAGACCAAGCTCGGCACGGCGATCCGGGCGGTCGCGCAGGACCCGGACGCCGCCGCCCTCATGGGCATCCCGGTCAACCGGATCATCTCGCTCACGTTTTTCGTCGGCGGCGCGATGGGCGGCGTCGCCGGCGTGTTGTTCGGGCTGCACTACAGTCTCATCAATCCCTACAGCGGCTTCGGTCCGGGCCTCAAGGCTTTCACTGCGGCGGTGCTCGGCGGCATCGGCAACATTCCCGGCGCGGTTCTCGGCGGACTGGTGCTGGGCCTTCTCGAAGCGTTCGCCGCTTCCTATCTCGCGCTCCTCACCGACGGCGCCTTCGGCGCGGAGTACAAAGACGTCGTCGCGTTCGCGGTGTTGATATTGATTCTGATTTTTAAACCCAAGGGATTGCTGGGAGAAAAGGTGCGGGAAGAGGGAGCGTGAAGAAAGGATGAAGGCTGAAGGATGAGGGATGAAGTGAAAAAGTGGATTTTTACCGCCGGTCTCGCTGCCTACATCGCGCTGACGAGTTTTCTCGTCTATTCCTTTCCGCGCTCGGTCTCGGCCTTTCTGCTCTTCGAAGCGTCGCTGCTTTTTATCTACTATGCGCCGGTCGCGCGCGCGGCCAAGCTCTCGCTCGCTGCGGCGGTCTTGATCGTCCTCATGCCGCTTCTGGGAACGATCGAAGGCTACTATCTCGAAGTCGCCATCCAGATCGGAATCTTCGTCGCGCTTGCCCTCGGACTCAACATCGTCGTCGGCTTCGTCGGCCTCTTGAATCTCGGCTTCGTCGCGTTTTACGCCATCGGCGCCTATCTCTGGGCGATCTTCGGCTCGCATCAGGCCAACGCCTTCATATCCGGCGGCTACTTTCCGCTCGCGCCGCCGTGGATTTTTGTTTTTCTCCTGCTCGCCGTCGCCGTCGGCGCGTTCACCGGAGTTCTTTTGGGGCTTCCCGTGCTGCGTCTGCGCGGCGATTATCTCGCCATCGTGACCTTGGGGTTCGCCGAGGTCGTGCGCGCGCTGGTCAACAATCTCGACAAGCCGATCAATTTGACCAACGGCCCGAGGGGCATCACGCCGATCCAGCGCCCGCCGCTCTTTTTCCAACCGCTGTTGGAATTTCTTGGCTTTAACGCCGATCCGGCCGCGCTCTACCCGGTTTATTTTTACTTTCTCGTTCTCGCGCTGCTTTTGATCATTATTCTCGTGACGCGCCGGCTGGAGAATTCCCCGGTCGGACGCGCGT
Above is a genomic segment from Candidatus Binatia bacterium containing:
- a CDS encoding branched-chain amino acid ABC transporter permease; this encodes MKKWIFTAGLAAYIALTSFLVYSFPRSVSAFLLFEASLLFIYYAPVARAAKLSLAAAVLIVLMPLLGTIEGYYLEVAIQIGIFVALALGLNIVVGFVGLLNLGFVAFYAIGAYLWAIFGSHQANAFISGGYFPLAPPWIFVFLLLAVAVGAFTGVLLGLPVLRLRGDYLAIVTLGFAEVVRALVNNLDKPINLTNGPRGITPIQRPPLFFQPLLEFLGFNADPAALYPVYFYFLVLALLLIIILVTRRLENSPVGRAWKAIREDEVAAVAMGIPVVRMKLLAFAVGASFAAAIGVLFAAKQGFINPESFTFMESIGVLAMVILGGMGSIPGAILGATIVTILNLQLLKGLSLWLNALRQSGIVLSVPLLGNFDLSQIPAQFEPAKYERMVFGLILILMMIYRPQGFLPPRQGASTKLTADGEK